Sequence from the Candidatus Cloacimonadota bacterium genome:
CTCTCCCTTTTATTTCCCGTAGTTGGAAGTACTTTGACGGAAATACGCTATCGAGCAATTTCGTTGGATTTGCGTGGTTTCGGTTTATATAAAAAACGGACTTTTTTACATAAGCATAAACTGAAATTGGTTGATTATATAATTCAAATATCGTGTCTTATGATATTTGTTTTATTTATCTTCCATAATATTTTTTGATTTTAAGAAGATGAAAATAGAAAAATTATAGAAAGGAATAATGATGAAAGTATTTAGTGTTTCCGGGTATCATCACACCGGGAAAACAAGACTGGTTGTGGAATTGATAAAGGAATTAAAAAAGCGAGGGCATCGTGTTGTCTCCATCAAGGATATTCATTTTGAAGATTTTGCTATGGAAACAGAGGGCACAAATTCATATCAGCATTGGGAAGCGAGTAACGACGTTGTTTTTGCTCGTGGAATAAATGAAACCTATCAAATCTGGCATCGTCAGCTTTCTCTTAATGAAATGCTCGAACATCTCAATGCCGATTATGTAGTAATTGAAGGAATGAAAAAGGTAGCGGTTCCGCGAATTTTATGTGCTAAAGATCACGAGCAGATTGACGAATTGCTTGATGAGACTATTTTTGCTATTTC
This genomic interval carries:
- the mobB gene encoding molybdopterin-guanine dinucleotide biosynthesis protein B encodes the protein MKVFSVSGYHHTGKTRLVVELIKELKKRGHRVVSIKDIHFEDFAMETEGTNSYQHWEASNDVVFARGINETYQIWHRQLSLNEMLEHLNADYVVIEGMKKVAVPRILCAKDHEQIDELLDETIFAISGKFADKHFTYKNLKVYNSREDIQEIADMVEKKVFEVLPLPVPECCGECGFSCYEMVGKILKGEKTRKDCVMDNDKKIELRINGKEMKIVPFVQRMFRDVIIGMVKNLKGYEKGQIELKVDMTD